The following proteins are co-located in the Vidua macroura isolate BioBank_ID:100142 chromosome 1, ASM2450914v1, whole genome shotgun sequence genome:
- the CEBPD gene encoding CCAAT/enhancer-binding protein delta: protein MSAAALYSLDSPACYKSWCLEPANFYDAKVGSGGGPGPACKPGTRGGCGMSGEEAGGGLGGSGTNLAELSAAAPAMYEDESAIDFSSYIDSMSAVPNLELCNDELFADLFNSNHKPERGGEYGEYLPPGGGAGRDPAKDLGAAMTTLLGSEPRTASSSSSSSSSSSFSSRGALKQEPDWSDSDLSSSLLPSQIATCAQTIMNLSGQPTPPTSPEPPGSSSPSSCSTRSPGPAAAAVPGPAQGVPPPAAAGGKERGGKKCVDRFSPEYRQRRERNNIAVRKSRDKAKRRNQEMQQKLLELSAENEKLHKKIEQLTRDLTSLRHFFKQLPSASFLQPGSGTDCR, encoded by the coding sequence ATGAGCGCCGCCGCTCTCTACAGCCTGGACTCCCCGGCATGTTATAAGAGCTGGTGCCTGGAGCCCGCCAACTTCTACGACGCCAAGgtgggcagcggcggcgggccGGGTCCCGCCTGCAAGCCGGGGACCCGCGGCGGCTGCGGGATGAGCGGCGAGGAGGCGGGGGGCGGCCTGGGGGGCAGCGGCACCAACCTGGCGGAGCTgagcgccgccgccccggccaTGTACGAGGACGAGAGCGCCATCGACTTCAGCTCCTACATTGACTCCATGTCTGCCGTGCCCAACCTGGAGCTCTGCAACGACGAGCTCTTCGCCGACCTCTTCAACAGCAACCACAAGCCCGAGCGGGGCGGGGAATACGGCGAGTACTTGCCaccgggcggcggcgccggccgCGACCCCGCCAAGGACCTCGGCGCTGCCATGACCAccctgctgggctctgagcCCCGcaccgcctcctcctcctcctcctcctcttcctcctcctccttctcctcccgcGGCGCTCTGAAGCAGGAGCCGGACTGGAGCGACAGCgacctctcctcctctctgctgccctCGCAAATCGCCACCTGCGCCCAGACCATCATGAACCTGAGCGGGCAGCCCACGCCGCCCACGTCCCCCGAGCCGCcgggcagcagctccccctccagctgcagcacccgctcgccgggccccgccgccgccgccgtgcCCGGGCCGGCGCAGGGCgtcccgccgcccgccgccgccgggggcAAGGAGCGGGGCGGCAAGAAGTGCGTGGACAGGTTTAGCCCCGAGTAccggcagcgccgggagcgCAACAACATCGCCGTGCGCAAGAGCCGCGACAAGGCGAAGCGGCGCAACCAGGAGatgcagcagaagctgctggagcTTTCGGCCGAGAACGAGAAGCTGCACAAGAAGATCGAGCAGCTCACCCGGGACTTGACCAGCCTCCGGCACTTCTTCAAGCAGCTGCCCAGCGCTTCTTTCCTGCAGCCCGGCTCGGGCACCGACTGCCGGTAA